Proteins from a genomic interval of Synechococcus sp. A15-28:
- a CDS encoding DNA polymerase III subunit alpha translates to MAFVPLHNHSDYSLLDGASQLPAMVERAKELGMPAIALTDHGVMYGAIELLKLCKGSELKPIIGNEMYVINGSIDDPQPKKEKRYHLVVLAKNAVGYRNLVKLTSISHLRGMRGRGIFSRACIDKHLLKKYSEGLIISTACLGGELPQAILRGRPDVARTVALWYQEVFGEDFYLEIQDHGSPEDRIVNVELVRIAQELGIQLVATNDAHYLSKQDVEAHDALLCVLTGKLISDEKRLRYTGTEYIKTEEEMNRLFVDHLEPDVVRQAIANTVAVAEKVEDYDILGHYQMPRFPIPEGHTAVTYLREVTELGLRVRQDLAPDASIPADYAERMAHELKIMEQMGFPTYFLVVWDYIRFAREQKIPVGPGRGSAAGSLVAYALGITNIDPVTNGLLFERFLNPERKSMPDIDTDFCIERRGEVIDYVTERYGDDKVAQIITFNRMTSKAVLKDVARVLDIPYGDADRLAKLIPVVRGKPAKLKAMIGEESPTPEFREKYESDPVVKRWVDMAMRIEGTNKTFGVHAAGVVIAADPLDELVPLQRNNDGQVITQYFMEDVESMGLLKMDFLGLKNLTMIEKTLELVEVSSGNRIDPDKLPPEDEETFSLLARGDLEGIFQLESSGMRQIVRDLKPSSLEDISSILALYRPGPLDAGLIPKFINRKHGREAIDFAHAILEPILSETYGIMVYQEQIMRIAQDLAGYSLGQADLLRRAMGKKKVSEMQKHRGIFVKGASERGVDDKVADELFDQMVLFAEYCFNKSHSTAYGAVTYQTAYLKAHYPVAYMAALLTVNAGAADKVQRYIANCNAMGIEVMPPDVNASLTDFTPNGDRILFGLSAVRNLGDGAIRQLIRSRNSDGPFRSLPDLCDRVPSSVLNRRGLESLIHCGALDSMEPSANRAQLMADLDLLLDWASSRAKDRDSGQGNLFDLMAAPDDSDGASDLSLAPKAAPVADYGPAEKLKLEKELLGFYLSDHPLKQLTPSARLLAPIGLGALEEQPDKTKVSAVTMITELRQVTTRKGDRMAILQLEDLSGSCEAVVFPKSYARLADHLMTEARLLVWAGVDRRDDRVQLIIDDCRAIDNLTVLLVELSSQQASDIAIQHKLRECLNQYRPDREELGVKVPVIAAVRDSQSVRYVRLGSQFCVKDADAALQALSAQAFNARSSEPMVLG, encoded by the coding sequence ATGGCATTCGTTCCGCTTCACAACCACAGCGACTACAGCCTGCTCGATGGTGCTTCGCAGCTGCCGGCAATGGTGGAGCGTGCCAAGGAACTGGGCATGCCTGCCATCGCTCTGACCGATCACGGGGTGATGTATGGAGCGATTGAACTGCTGAAACTTTGTAAGGGTTCAGAACTCAAGCCGATCATCGGCAATGAGATGTATGTCATCAATGGTTCCATTGATGACCCTCAACCCAAGAAAGAAAAGCGATATCACCTCGTCGTTCTCGCAAAGAATGCCGTCGGATATCGCAATCTGGTCAAGCTGACAAGCATCAGCCATCTGCGCGGTATGCGCGGACGGGGAATTTTTTCGCGCGCCTGCATCGATAAGCACCTCCTCAAAAAGTACAGCGAGGGGTTGATCATCTCCACCGCCTGTTTGGGTGGTGAATTGCCGCAGGCAATCCTGCGGGGACGGCCGGATGTGGCTCGTACGGTGGCCCTTTGGTATCAGGAGGTCTTCGGCGAAGACTTCTACCTTGAAATCCAGGATCACGGCTCTCCTGAAGACCGGATCGTCAATGTCGAACTGGTTCGCATTGCCCAGGAACTTGGCATTCAGTTGGTGGCCACCAACGATGCTCATTACCTCAGCAAGCAGGATGTGGAGGCCCATGACGCCTTGCTTTGCGTGCTCACGGGCAAACTGATCAGCGACGAGAAGCGGTTGCGATACACCGGCACGGAATACATCAAGACCGAAGAGGAGATGAACCGACTCTTCGTGGATCATTTGGAGCCTGATGTGGTGCGTCAAGCCATCGCCAATACGGTGGCTGTTGCCGAAAAAGTGGAGGACTACGACATCCTGGGGCACTACCAGATGCCTCGGTTCCCCATTCCAGAGGGACACACCGCCGTCACCTATCTCCGTGAGGTCACAGAGCTTGGCTTGCGGGTCCGACAGGATCTGGCACCTGATGCGTCCATACCGGCGGACTATGCCGAGCGAATGGCCCATGAGTTGAAGATCATGGAACAGATGGGGTTCCCGACCTATTTCCTCGTGGTGTGGGACTACATCCGTTTCGCCCGCGAACAAAAAATTCCTGTCGGACCCGGTCGTGGTTCGGCGGCGGGATCCCTTGTGGCTTACGCCCTCGGAATCACCAACATTGATCCGGTGACGAACGGTCTTCTGTTCGAGCGTTTCCTCAATCCGGAACGGAAGTCGATGCCTGATATCGACACCGACTTCTGCATTGAACGCCGTGGTGAAGTGATCGACTACGTCACCGAACGCTACGGCGACGACAAGGTGGCGCAGATCATCACGTTCAACCGGATGACGTCCAAAGCAGTGCTGAAGGATGTGGCCCGGGTGCTGGATATTCCCTATGGCGATGCCGACCGTCTGGCGAAGTTGATCCCGGTTGTCCGCGGAAAACCCGCCAAGTTGAAGGCCATGATCGGCGAGGAGTCACCAACGCCGGAATTCCGAGAAAAATATGAATCCGATCCGGTGGTCAAGCGCTGGGTGGATATGGCGATGCGAATCGAGGGGACCAACAAAACCTTCGGTGTGCATGCCGCCGGTGTTGTGATCGCTGCTGATCCGTTGGATGAATTGGTGCCATTGCAGCGCAACAACGATGGTCAGGTGATCACGCAGTACTTCATGGAAGATGTGGAATCCATGGGGTTGCTGAAGATGGATTTCCTGGGGTTGAAGAACCTCACGATGATTGAGAAAACCCTGGAGTTGGTGGAAGTCAGCAGCGGCAACCGCATTGATCCCGATAAACTTCCTCCGGAAGATGAGGAAACGTTTTCTCTGCTTGCTCGGGGTGATCTCGAAGGGATTTTCCAGCTGGAGTCGAGCGGTATGCGCCAGATTGTTCGTGACCTCAAGCCGTCATCCCTGGAAGATATTTCATCAATTCTTGCCCTGTACAGACCCGGCCCTCTTGATGCAGGTTTGATCCCAAAATTCATCAATCGTAAACATGGCCGCGAAGCGATTGACTTCGCTCACGCGATTCTGGAACCGATTCTGAGTGAAACTTACGGAATCATGGTTTACCAGGAACAGATCATGCGCATCGCGCAGGATCTTGCGGGATATTCACTGGGGCAGGCGGATCTGTTGCGCCGGGCTATGGGTAAGAAGAAGGTGTCGGAAATGCAGAAGCACCGTGGCATCTTCGTGAAGGGTGCATCAGAGCGCGGTGTTGATGACAAGGTTGCCGACGAATTGTTTGATCAGATGGTGCTCTTTGCTGAGTACTGCTTCAACAAGAGTCATTCCACGGCCTATGGCGCCGTGACCTACCAAACCGCATACCTCAAGGCGCATTATCCTGTGGCCTACATGGCTGCTTTGCTCACGGTCAATGCCGGTGCGGCCGACAAGGTGCAGCGCTACATCGCGAATTGCAATGCCATGGGCATCGAAGTCATGCCCCCTGATGTCAATGCCTCCCTGACGGATTTCACCCCCAACGGCGATCGCATTCTGTTTGGTCTGTCCGCCGTTCGAAATCTCGGCGATGGTGCCATTCGTCAGTTGATTCGTTCACGGAACAGCGATGGTCCCTTCCGATCGCTTCCTGATCTCTGCGATCGGGTCCCTTCGTCGGTGCTCAACCGCCGCGGGCTGGAGTCTCTGATCCATTGCGGCGCTTTGGATTCCATGGAGCCTTCCGCCAACCGGGCTCAATTGATGGCTGATCTCGATCTTCTCCTCGACTGGGCCTCGTCAAGGGCCAAGGATCGAGATAGCGGTCAGGGCAATCTGTTCGACCTGATGGCAGCTCCGGACGATTCGGATGGTGCCTCTGATCTCAGCCTCGCCCCGAAGGCTGCTCCCGTGGCTGATTACGGTCCCGCAGAGAAGCTGAAGCTGGAAAAGGAGTTGCTCGGCTTCTACCTTTCGGACCATCCGCTGAAGCAGCTCACACCCAGTGCCCGCCTCCTTGCACCCATTGGCTTAGGAGCCCTTGAGGAGCAACCGGACAAGACCAAGGTCAGTGCAGTCACGATGATCACCGAGTTGCGTCAGGTCACCACCCGCAAAGGGGATCGGATGGCGATTCTTCAGCTGGAAGACCTTTCCGGCAGCTGCGAAGCAGTGGTTTTTCCCAAGAGTTATGCCCGACTGGCGGACCATCTGATGACCGAAGCCCGTCTGTTGGTGTGGGCCGGCGTGGATCGACGGGACGATCGCGTTCAGTTGATCATTGACGACTGCCGGGCCATTGATAATTTAACCGTGCTTCTGGTGGAGCTTTCCTCTCAGCAAGCCAGTGACATCGCCATTCAGCACAAGTTGAGGGAATGTCTGAACCAATACCGACCGGACCGGGAGGAGCTGGGCGTCAAGGTGCCCGTTATTGCAGCGGTCCGCGATAGTCAATCAGTTCGCTACGTCCGGCTGGGTTCTCAGTTCTGCGTCAAAGATGCTGATGCAGCTCTGCAAGCGTTATCAGCCCAGGCCTTCAATGCCCGGAGTTCGGAGCCAATGGTGCTCGGTTGA
- a CDS encoding PAM68 family protein → MPEDRQSLPFEPKGARKVGSSSGASDPAIRQEAIPRYVADRMARRVAVFTGLPTVAGMGVFVGSYLLITKGVADIAPGLTLAGSGFFFLLGLVGLSFGVLSSSWDPQPGSLLGLENLTPNVQRMRQSIKAQKQQSKTD, encoded by the coding sequence ATGCCTGAGGACCGACAGTCACTGCCCTTTGAACCCAAGGGGGCCAGGAAAGTGGGGTCCAGTAGCGGAGCTAGTGATCCAGCCATCCGTCAGGAAGCCATTCCGCGATATGTCGCTGACCGGATGGCCCGGCGCGTGGCCGTCTTCACCGGTTTACCGACCGTCGCAGGCATGGGTGTGTTTGTCGGGAGCTATCTGCTGATCACCAAGGGAGTTGCAGACATCGCACCGGGTCTTACGCTCGCAGGGTCCGGTTTTTTCTTCCTGCTCGGGCTCGTGGGTCTCAGCTTCGGAGTGCTGAGTTCAAGCTGGGATCCACAGCCCGGTTCATTGCTGGGTCTGGAGAATCTGACACCCAACGTTCAAAGGATGCGCCAGTCGATCAAAGCTCAGAAGCAGCAAAGCAAGACCGACTGA
- the rpsO gene encoding 30S ribosomal protein S15: MSLDTTEKQQLINTHQTHGTDTGSAEVQVAMLSERINRLSSHLQNNIHDFSSRQGLLKMIGRRKRLLSYMRNKNEQRYTEIIAKLGIRG, translated from the coding sequence ATGTCGCTTGATACCACCGAGAAGCAACAGCTGATCAACACCCACCAGACCCACGGCACCGACACGGGTTCCGCTGAGGTCCAGGTCGCCATGCTGAGCGAGCGGATCAACCGCCTCAGCAGCCACCTTCAGAACAACATCCACGACTTCTCTTCACGCCAGGGGCTGCTGAAGATGATTGGACGCCGCAAGCGCCTGCTGAGCTACATGCGCAACAAGAACGAACAACGGTACACAGAAATCATCGCCAAACTGGGCATCCGCGGCTAA
- the ruvA gene encoding Holliday junction branch migration protein RuvA — protein MIGWLRGSIKHRFQRGSRSFALIVTGGIGYEVQLIQRDWSALITERDYERWVHQVVSAESLQLFGFASIAERDLFRDIIGVSGVGPQAALALLDALELEELLRALVQSDIKSLCRAQGVGKRTAERMALELRSKLEDRVDFGNGQPSEVHPASQELIPTLETLGYETEEIHSALKRLNDRGGPPGGDDDAWLRACIQLMSE, from the coding sequence ATGATCGGCTGGTTACGGGGAAGTATCAAGCACCGTTTTCAACGAGGCAGTCGCAGCTTTGCGCTAATTGTCACGGGGGGAATCGGCTACGAAGTGCAACTGATTCAACGGGACTGGAGCGCCCTCATCACTGAGAGGGATTACGAGCGATGGGTTCATCAAGTGGTGAGCGCTGAGAGCCTTCAACTCTTCGGATTTGCATCCATCGCGGAGCGGGATCTCTTCCGTGACATCATCGGGGTGAGCGGTGTTGGACCACAGGCCGCACTGGCCCTCCTTGATGCCCTCGAACTGGAAGAGCTGCTGAGGGCATTAGTCCAGTCCGACATCAAATCCCTTTGTCGTGCCCAGGGGGTGGGAAAACGCACCGCGGAGCGCATGGCACTCGAACTGCGCTCAAAACTGGAGGACAGAGTTGACTTTGGGAATGGTCAGCCCTCAGAGGTCCATCCCGCTTCTCAGGAGCTGATCCCCACATTGGAGACCCTCGGCTACGAAACCGAAGAAATCCACTCCGCTCTCAAACGGCTCAACGACAGGGGAGGCCCACCGGGTGGAGACGACGACGCCTGGCTGAGGGCCTGTATCCAACTGATGTCGGAGTGA
- a CDS encoding cation:proton antiporter subunit C produces the protein MVVLIVIGCFGLLTSKSILRSLFSLDVIDTATISIFVLIAASAGSQTPIVSDFRYSSYSDPYPQAIILTAIVIGFAAQALLCSIALRLGRSSPLLRYKNLEK, from the coding sequence ATGGTGGTGCTGATTGTGATCGGCTGCTTTGGTCTGCTGACTTCGAAATCGATTCTGCGGTCGCTCTTTTCGCTTGATGTGATCGATACAGCAACAATTAGTATTTTTGTTCTAATTGCCGCGTCGGCCGGGTCTCAAACACCAATTGTTTCTGATTTTCGCTACAGCTCCTATTCGGATCCATACCCGCAAGCCATTATTTTGACCGCAATTGTGATTGGTTTTGCTGCCCAAGCACTTTTGTGTTCGATTGCCCTTCGCCTAGGGCGTAGCTCGCCATTACTGCGATACAAAAATCTGGAGAAATGA
- a CDS encoding proton-conducting transporter membrane subunit, with amino-acid sequence MELSILFPALIFLPAALGFLGCISPRIVFPISIAMLLSYAALAVNSINSDFSYAFTLIGDGGIQFSIDQYTFPLVFGSSVTLLISFGLFYKKFSHYFYQVCLVLFTALLISFSTVDLVSMFIALELVGFAAFLLIADRNDKKSLFNSFQYLIGGGLAMLIYLVGVVQAFTYTGTFLIADLVRAPETALCLIVAGLLTKSGVFLCGLWVPNIYSHANCQSSAILSGCVTCAGIAPIARMSQTLAPIGDSMVVIGVISAVVAAIYAVFERESGRALGWSSVSQLGIAILSPTYACIYAMQHGICKALLFSTLHTNSSSQLPHNSHSALGHHGHQLSTKHPPIEEFLRVLVFVIASLSIMGFPFLTGFVTKNWVKSDLPYEAKIIYTTAALLTSTVYARLIYDRTSHYIKNYGTKSIINLQHISRNVIDILSTPRLWILIFSFSLLIAYSFTQTDIYYASSISSAITSAILGGILFVSVVGIQADEFVKPVTRTLDLVGAPFLVAALLLANLLYLKI; translated from the coding sequence ATGGAATTAAGCATTCTTTTCCCGGCTTTAATTTTTTTGCCAGCAGCCCTAGGCTTTTTAGGTTGCATTTCTCCAAGGATAGTTTTTCCGATAAGTATTGCAATGCTGCTTTCTTACGCAGCTCTCGCAGTAAATTCAATTAATTCTGATTTCTCTTACGCATTCACCCTGATCGGCGATGGTGGAATTCAGTTTTCAATTGACCAATACACCTTTCCCTTGGTATTTGGGAGTTCCGTCACACTCCTGATTTCTTTCGGCCTTTTCTACAAGAAATTTTCTCATTACTTTTACCAAGTCTGCTTAGTTCTTTTTACGGCTTTACTAATTTCATTTAGTACTGTTGATCTGGTCAGCATGTTTATTGCATTAGAGCTGGTTGGATTTGCAGCATTCCTGCTCATTGCTGATCGTAATGATAAAAAATCTTTGTTCAATTCTTTTCAGTATTTAATCGGTGGCGGATTGGCCATGCTGATTTATTTGGTTGGAGTTGTGCAGGCATTTACCTATACCGGCACCTTTCTTATTGCTGACCTTGTGCGTGCTCCTGAAACAGCACTTTGTTTGATTGTTGCAGGCCTACTCACAAAATCTGGTGTTTTTCTTTGCGGGCTTTGGGTTCCTAATATTTACTCCCATGCCAATTGCCAATCTTCAGCAATCCTGTCTGGATGTGTGACCTGTGCTGGAATAGCTCCAATTGCACGGATGAGTCAAACTCTCGCACCAATTGGAGATTCCATGGTGGTTATTGGTGTCATTAGTGCCGTGGTTGCTGCAATTTATGCAGTTTTTGAACGTGAGAGTGGTCGCGCTCTAGGCTGGAGTTCTGTATCACAACTCGGAATTGCAATTTTGTCACCGACCTATGCGTGTATTTATGCGATGCAGCATGGGATTTGCAAAGCCCTTCTATTTTCGACGTTACACACAAATTCAAGCAGTCAATTACCCCATAACTCTCACAGCGCACTTGGACATCACGGTCATCAGTTGTCTACGAAGCATCCACCGATAGAGGAGTTTCTCCGGGTTTTAGTGTTTGTCATTGCCAGTTTATCAATTATGGGTTTTCCCTTCTTAACTGGCTTTGTCACAAAAAACTGGGTCAAAAGTGACTTACCATATGAAGCCAAAATTATTTACACTACTGCAGCATTATTAACATCGACAGTTTACGCACGTCTGATTTACGATAGAACATCTCATTACATCAAAAATTATGGAACGAAATCAATAATTAATCTCCAACACATTAGTCGTAATGTTATTGATATTCTCTCTACGCCCAGACTTTGGATTTTGATATTCTCCTTTTCGCTTTTAATTGCTTATTCCTTTACTCAAACAGACATTTATTACGCTTCTTCGATAAGTTCTGCAATCACTTCTGCAATTCTTGGTGGAATTCTTTTTGTCTCCGTGGTTGGAATCCAAGCTGATGAATTCGTCAAACCTGTTACGAGGACTTTGGATCTCGTGGGAGCGCCTTTTCTCGTCGCAGCTCTTTTGCTGGCCAATCTCCTGTATTTAAAAATCTGA